The DNA sequence ACCGGTTCATCTAACAATAAAATTTTCTCTGACGCACATAGTGCGCGTGCAATTAAAACACGTTGCTGCTGTCCACCCGATAAATCACGATAACATTTCTTTTTCAAATGTTCAATTTTCAATTTTTTAAGATTTTCAAGGGCACGTTTTTTTTCTTCGGCAGAATAAAACGGGCGCCACCCTCGTTTATTTAAGCATCCTGATAATACCACTTCATACACAGAAGCTGGGAAATCTCGCTGAACCACTGTTTGTTGTGGCAGATAACCAATATCATGACTTTTTAAGTGAGATCCGTATTGAATATTACCTGACTTTGGCGTTACTAATCCAAGAATTGACTTCATTAATGTACTTTTCCCAGAACCATTATCCCCAATGATACATAAATAATCGCCATCTTCTAATTCAAAATTAACATCTTTTAACGCTACTTGATTATCGTATTGAACATTTAAATCTTTACAAGATAAAATCGCCATATTAATCCAATCC is a window from the Turicibacter bilis genome containing:
- a CDS encoding metal ABC transporter ATP-binding protein, which encodes MAILSCKDLNVQYDNQVALKDVNFELEDGDYLCIIGDNGSGKSTLMKSILGLVTPKSGNIQYGSHLKSHDIGYLPQQTVVQRDFPASVYEVVLSGCLNKRGWRPFYSAEEKKRALENLKKLKIEHLKKKCYRDLSGGQQQRVLIARALCASEKILLLDEPVTGLDPVTTANLYQIIEELNKEYGMSIIMVTHDMNSGLEHATKILRLNKEVVFYGTPEEYLCFTNSCHHMGEVKHV